A region from the Streptomyces lydicus genome encodes:
- a CDS encoding peroxiredoxin: MLTVGDKFPEFDLTACVSLEKGAEFEQINHKTYEGKWKIVFAWPKDFTFVCPTEIAAFGKLNDEFADRDAQVLGFSGDSEFVHHAWRKDHPDLTDLPFPMLADSKHELMRDLGIEGEDGFAQRAVFIVDQNNEIQFTMVTAGSVGRNPKEVLRVLDALQTDELCPCNWSKGDETLDPVALLSGE, from the coding sequence GTGCTCACTGTCGGTGACAAGTTCCCCGAGTTCGACCTGACCGCCTGCGTCTCGCTGGAGAAGGGCGCGGAGTTCGAGCAGATCAACCACAAGACCTACGAGGGCAAGTGGAAGATCGTCTTCGCGTGGCCCAAGGACTTCACCTTCGTGTGCCCGACCGAGATCGCCGCCTTCGGCAAGCTGAACGACGAGTTCGCCGACCGTGACGCCCAGGTCCTCGGCTTCTCCGGCGACTCCGAGTTCGTGCACCACGCCTGGCGCAAGGACCACCCGGACCTGACCGACCTGCCCTTCCCGATGCTCGCCGACTCCAAGCACGAGCTCATGCGCGACCTGGGCATCGAGGGCGAGGACGGCTTCGCGCAGCGCGCCGTCTTCATCGTCGACCAGAACAACGAGATCCAGTTCACCATGGTGACCGCCGGTTCCGTCGGCCGTAACCCCAAGGAGGTCCTGCGGGTCCTCGACGCCCTGCAGACCGACGAGCTGTGCCCCTGCAACTGGTCCAAGGGCGACGAGACCCTCGACCCGGTCGCGCTGCTCTCGGGCGAGTGA
- a CDS encoding FtsX-like permease family protein yields MSAALPGASRPGRGATLRRWGTDLAMGARFAVTGGREGWIRTTLTALGVGLGVAVLLLATAVPNVLDAATARHRARNVVPAAAGAGPSDRTLLTAPVGSAYRDLPVRGLLLRAEGPHAPVPPGLSRLPGPGEMAVSPALSDLLSAPGGALLKKRFRSLRITATIGDAGLVHPGELLFYQGSDALLRPGGGIERITAFGDHGDPFRASPLMVLVILVSCVALLAPVAVFIATAVRFGGERRDRRLAALRLVGADRATTARIAAGEALAGALFGLLTGAALFLAGRIPLTGVSLFGIGCFPSDVSPDAVLAGCVAVAVPLCSVGVTLTAMRRVAAEPLGVTRTAVPRRRRLWWRLLLPAAGAALLLPQAIGGPGRGDLADAQLVLGAALLLLGVAALLPWLVDTAVARPDGAGLGGQAWQLAVRRLQLSSTTASRSVSGITVAVAGALAVQLLLTGSQSLDEQRRGPAWTEVDARDGTVPVARAPQLYARLRAATGVRAAHGMVSGYADSARHQRTLAHTAPGAGDDPEPYRVTVADCAALRQLARLGACSEGDVFLVESPDGSSSLPRPGARLALDPVGSRSDHRAPALWPVPRTARPATAVPGGLPPRFSGSRLLATPAALPPTLLRHPQVTALLRLDPRTPDAIEHVRNTAAALSPRIDVSTSEDGSTAGTVTAFRHGLTACAAAVLLLIGCGLLISTLEQLRDRARVLSALDALGTPRAVLGRSILWQTTVPVVLGLALALGCGLALGRLLLHMAGLPWQADWWGILTLTGTAATVVLGVTALSLPLLWRLMRPDGLRAE; encoded by the coding sequence GTGAGCGCGGCACTGCCCGGCGCCTCCCGTCCGGGCCGGGGCGCGACGCTCCGCCGCTGGGGCACCGACCTCGCCATGGGCGCCCGGTTCGCCGTCACCGGTGGCCGCGAGGGCTGGATCCGTACGACGCTGACCGCGCTCGGCGTCGGCCTGGGCGTCGCCGTCCTGCTGCTGGCGACCGCGGTCCCGAATGTGCTGGACGCCGCCACGGCGCGGCACCGGGCCCGTAACGTCGTGCCCGCCGCGGCCGGGGCCGGGCCCTCGGACCGGACGCTGCTGACCGCCCCGGTGGGCAGCGCCTACCGCGATCTGCCGGTGCGCGGCCTGCTCCTGAGGGCCGAGGGGCCCCACGCCCCCGTACCGCCGGGCCTGTCCCGGCTGCCGGGGCCCGGCGAGATGGCCGTCTCCCCCGCACTGTCGGACCTGCTGTCCGCCCCCGGGGGCGCACTGCTCAAGAAGCGCTTCCGCTCTCTGCGGATCACCGCCACCATCGGCGATGCGGGGCTCGTCCACCCCGGTGAACTCCTCTTCTACCAGGGCAGCGACGCTCTGCTGCGGCCCGGCGGCGGCATCGAGCGGATCACCGCGTTCGGCGACCACGGGGACCCGTTCCGGGCCAGTCCCCTGATGGTGCTGGTCATCCTGGTGAGCTGTGTGGCGCTGCTGGCTCCCGTGGCCGTCTTCATCGCGACCGCGGTGCGGTTCGGCGGGGAGCGCCGCGACCGGCGGCTCGCCGCGCTGCGGCTGGTCGGTGCCGACCGGGCCACCACCGCGCGGATCGCCGCCGGCGAGGCGCTGGCCGGGGCGCTGTTCGGCCTGCTCACCGGCGCCGCGCTCTTCCTTGCGGGACGGATCCCGCTCACCGGCGTCTCCCTCTTCGGCATCGGGTGCTTTCCGTCCGACGTGTCGCCGGATGCCGTACTCGCGGGTTGTGTCGCGGTGGCCGTCCCGCTCTGTTCGGTCGGCGTCACGCTGACCGCCATGCGACGGGTCGCCGCCGAGCCGCTGGGCGTCACCCGCACGGCTGTGCCGCGCCGCCGACGGCTGTGGTGGCGGCTGCTGCTGCCGGCCGCCGGAGCGGCGCTGCTGCTGCCGCAGGCGATCGGCGGACCGGGCCGCGGCGACCTCGCCGACGCCCAGCTGGTCCTCGGGGCCGCGCTGCTTCTGCTGGGCGTGGCGGCGCTGCTGCCGTGGCTGGTGGACACCGCGGTGGCCCGTCCGGACGGCGCGGGCCTCGGCGGCCAGGCCTGGCAACTTGCGGTCCGCCGCCTGCAGTTGAGCAGTACCACGGCGAGCCGTTCGGTCAGCGGGATCACCGTCGCGGTGGCCGGTGCCCTCGCCGTACAGCTGCTGCTGACCGGCTCCCAGAGCCTCGACGAGCAGCGCCGCGGCCCCGCGTGGACCGAGGTCGACGCGCGCGACGGCACGGTGCCCGTCGCCCGCGCCCCGCAGCTGTACGCCCGGCTGCGCGCGGCCACGGGCGTCCGCGCGGCGCACGGCATGGTCTCCGGCTACGCGGACTCCGCCCGCCACCAGCGCACCCTGGCGCACACCGCGCCCGGCGCGGGCGACGACCCCGAGCCGTACCGGGTGACCGTCGCCGACTGCGCCGCCCTGCGCCAACTGGCCCGTCTCGGCGCCTGTTCCGAAGGGGACGTCTTCCTCGTCGAGAGCCCTGACGGCAGCTCTTCGCTCCCCCGCCCGGGCGCACGGCTGGCCCTCGACCCGGTCGGCAGCCGCAGCGACCACCGGGCGCCCGCCCTCTGGCCCGTCCCTCGCACGGCCCGCCCCGCCACCGCCGTGCCCGGCGGCCTCCCGCCCCGTTTCAGCGGCTCCCGGCTGCTCGCCACCCCCGCGGCCCTGCCCCCCACGCTGCTGCGCCACCCCCAGGTCACCGCCCTGCTGCGGCTCGACCCGCGCACTCCTGACGCCATCGAACACGTCCGCAACACGGCCGCCGCGCTCTCGCCGCGGATCGACGTCAGCACCTCCGAGGACGGCAGCACCGCCGGCACCGTCACCGCCTTCCGCCACGGCCTGACCGCCTGCGCCGCCGCCGTACTGCTGCTGATCGGCTGCGGTCTGCTGATCAGCACCCTGGAACAACTCCGCGACCGCGCACGGGTGTTGTCCGCCCTGGACGCCCTCGGCACCCCGCGCGCCGTGCTGGGCCGCTCGATCCTGTGGCAGACGACCGTCCCCGTGGTCCTCGGCCTGGCGCTCGCACTCGGCTGCGGACTGGCCCTCGGCCGGCTGCTCCTCCACATGGCGGGCCTCCCCTGGCAGGCCGACTGGTGGGGCATCCTCACCCTCACCGGCACCGCGGCGACCGTCGTCCTCGGCGTCACCGCGCTCTCCCTGCCGCTGCTGTGGCGCCTGATGCGCCCGGACGGGCTGCGTGCGGAATGA
- a CDS encoding FtsX-like permease family protein has protein sequence MSLLRSSTGSGGGTGSDSGTGSDDGGSSGRGSGPGTGRGDGRTPEPPAPRGPSAAPRTGPAIWARDLAMGMRFAAGGGREGWIRTALTALGVGLGVAVLLLCSSVPPLLDAWHGREKARENLGQVHAPPRSDRTVLYTSADTTFRGAPIRGRLLRPDGTHPALPPGIGHPPGPGRMLVSPALKELLNSPEGALLRDRLPYGVAGVIGDEGLLGPRELTYVAQSATLTAPDGYRVDHFGKNWHPPPMPAPVVLLVVMTCVTLMLPVLAFLGTSIRFGSERRERRLAALRLVGADVRTTRRISSGEALFGALLGLAGGGALFLAGRQCASVITLWGVNVFPSDVAPAPLAVALIAVLVPAAAVVVTLFAQRGITVEPLGIVRNRPALRRRLWWRVALPALGIALLVPLARAQPWRDTPFNALRLATGAMLLLLGVTALLPWLVDAVVGRLHGGPVAWQLAVRRLQLSSSSATRAVSGITIAVAGAIAIHMLMTGMQTGYAQAYAESGKLPRISLWAGAKGWPQTRRALGALRATPGVTAVRGTIDANIARLPAAGRPASGARLSTLAVGNCAELRRLAHLGSCRDGEVFLTDVTGRDAALAPGTTVSLNPPYVSEDPRPPHPWAVPAAAREVRLLDRARGPDHFSYDLLATPSALDTGRLGHPTAEFKVDFDRGTPDAVEHIRNTVARIDPTMNESSAVDNPHDAQYTGVRNSLFAGAVLTLLLIGSGLVISTVEQLHERRRLLSTLDAYGTRRATLGWSVLWQTALPVLLGLGLALGCGLALGTLLLTTIDNPVTVDWPVVAGITGAGGGMIFLVTLLSLPPLWRMMRPEGLRTE, from the coding sequence ATGAGCCTGCTGCGCTCGTCCACCGGCAGTGGCGGTGGCACCGGAAGTGACAGTGGCACCGGCAGCGACGACGGCGGCAGCAGCGGCCGGGGCAGCGGCCCCGGCACCGGCCGGGGCGACGGCCGCACACCCGAACCGCCCGCCCCCCGGGGCCCGTCCGCCGCCCCCCGCACCGGCCCCGCGATCTGGGCCCGTGACCTCGCGATGGGGATGCGGTTCGCAGCCGGCGGCGGCCGCGAGGGCTGGATCCGTACGGCGCTGACCGCGCTCGGCGTCGGCCTGGGCGTGGCCGTCCTGCTGCTGTGCTCGTCCGTACCGCCCCTGCTGGATGCCTGGCACGGCCGGGAGAAGGCCCGCGAGAACCTGGGCCAGGTACACGCTCCCCCGCGCTCCGACCGCACCGTCCTCTACACCTCGGCAGATACCACCTTCCGCGGTGCGCCGATCCGCGGCCGCCTGCTCCGCCCGGACGGCACGCATCCGGCCCTGCCGCCCGGCATCGGCCATCCCCCCGGCCCCGGACGGATGCTGGTCTCCCCGGCGCTCAAGGAGCTGCTCAACTCCCCCGAAGGTGCGCTGCTGCGCGACCGGCTGCCCTACGGCGTCGCCGGAGTGATCGGCGACGAGGGTCTGCTCGGCCCGCGCGAGCTCACCTACGTCGCGCAGAGCGCCACACTCACCGCGCCCGACGGCTACCGCGTCGACCACTTCGGCAAGAACTGGCACCCGCCGCCGATGCCGGCGCCCGTCGTGCTTCTCGTGGTCATGACGTGTGTGACGCTGATGCTGCCGGTGCTGGCCTTCCTCGGCACGTCCATACGGTTCGGCAGCGAGCGGCGGGAGCGCCGGCTGGCCGCGCTCCGGCTGGTCGGCGCCGATGTCCGTACGACCCGCCGGATCTCCTCCGGTGAGGCGCTGTTCGGTGCGCTGCTGGGGCTGGCGGGCGGCGGCGCACTGTTCCTGGCCGGCCGGCAGTGCGCTTCGGTGATCACACTGTGGGGCGTCAATGTCTTCCCCTCGGACGTGGCGCCCGCCCCGCTCGCCGTCGCGCTGATCGCCGTACTCGTGCCGGCGGCGGCGGTCGTGGTGACGCTGTTCGCCCAGCGCGGCATCACCGTCGAACCGCTGGGCATCGTCCGCAACCGCCCCGCGCTGCGCCGCCGGCTGTGGTGGCGGGTGGCGCTGCCCGCCCTGGGCATCGCGCTGCTGGTGCCGCTGGCCCGGGCGCAGCCGTGGCGCGACACCCCGTTCAACGCCCTCCGGCTCGCGACCGGCGCGATGCTGCTGCTGCTCGGCGTCACCGCCCTGCTGCCCTGGCTGGTGGACGCGGTGGTCGGCCGGCTGCACGGCGGTCCGGTCGCCTGGCAACTCGCGGTCCGCCGCCTGCAGTTGAGCAGCAGCTCGGCCACCCGCGCGGTCAGCGGCATCACCATCGCGGTGGCCGGGGCCATCGCGATCCATATGCTCATGACGGGGATGCAGACCGGCTACGCCCAGGCGTACGCGGAGTCCGGCAAGCTCCCGCGAATCAGTCTGTGGGCCGGGGCCAAGGGCTGGCCGCAGACCCGGCGGGCGCTCGGCGCGCTGCGCGCCACGCCAGGGGTAACGGCGGTCCGCGGCACGATCGACGCGAACATCGCCCGGCTGCCGGCCGCCGGCCGTCCCGCGTCCGGTGCACGGCTCTCGACGCTCGCCGTCGGCAACTGCGCCGAGCTGCGCAGACTGGCCCACCTGGGTTCCTGCCGGGACGGCGAGGTGTTCCTCACCGATGTCACGGGCCGGGACGCCGCGCTCGCGCCCGGGACGACGGTCAGCCTCAACCCCCCGTACGTCTCCGAAGATCCGCGGCCCCCGCACCCCTGGGCGGTCCCCGCGGCGGCCCGCGAGGTCCGGCTCCTCGACCGCGCACGCGGCCCCGACCACTTCTCGTACGACCTGCTGGCCACCCCGTCCGCCCTCGACACCGGCCGGCTCGGCCACCCCACCGCGGAGTTCAAGGTCGACTTCGATCGCGGCACCCCGGACGCCGTGGAGCACATCCGCAACACCGTGGCCCGTATCGATCCGACGATGAACGAGTCCTCCGCCGTCGACAATCCACATGACGCGCAGTACACCGGCGTCCGCAACAGCCTGTTCGCCGGTGCCGTCCTCACCCTGCTGCTGATCGGCTCGGGCCTGGTCATCTCCACCGTCGAACAGCTCCACGAGCGCCGCCGGCTGCTGTCCACCCTCGATGCGTACGGCACCCGCCGCGCCACCCTGGGCTGGTCGGTGCTGTGGCAGACCGCCCTGCCCGTACTGCTCGGACTGGGCCTGGCGCTGGGCTGCGGGCTGGCGCTGGGGACGCTGCTGCTGACGACGATCGACAACCCGGTGACGGTCGACTGGCCGGTGGTGGCGGGCATCACCGGGGCCGGCGGCGGCATGATCTTCTTGGTGACGCTGCTGAGCCTGCCGCCGCTGTGGCGGATGATGCGGCCCGAAGGGCTGCGGACGGAGTGA
- a CDS encoding alkyl hydroperoxide reductase produces the protein MALDELKSAVPDYAKDLKLNLGSVIGNSDLPQQQLWGTVLACAIASRSPKVLRELEPEAKANLSAEAYSAAKSAAAIMAMNNVFYRTRHLLSDPEYGTLRAGLRMNVIGNPGVDKVDFELWSLAVSAINGCGMCLDSHEQVLRKAGVDRETIQEAVKIASVLQAVGATLDAEAALAE, from the coding sequence ATGGCTCTCGACGAACTGAAGTCCGCGGTCCCGGACTACGCCAAGGACCTCAAGCTCAACCTCGGCTCGGTCATCGGCAACAGCGACCTGCCGCAGCAGCAGCTGTGGGGCACCGTGCTGGCCTGCGCGATCGCTTCGCGCTCGCCGAAGGTGCTGCGCGAGCTGGAGCCGGAGGCGAAGGCCAACCTCTCCGCCGAGGCCTACAGCGCCGCGAAGTCCGCCGCCGCCATCATGGCGATGAACAACGTCTTCTACCGGACCCGGCACCTGCTGTCGGACCCGGAGTACGGCACCCTGCGCGCCGGTCTGCGGATGAACGTCATCGGCAACCCGGGCGTGGACAAGGTCGACTTCGAGCTGTGGTCGCTGGCCGTCTCGGCCATCAACGGCTGCGGTATGTGCCTGGACTCGCACGAGCAGGTGCTCCGCAAGGCCGGTGTGGACCGCGAGACGATCCAGGAGGCCGTCAAGATCGCGTCCGTCCTGCAGGCCGTCGGCGCCACCCTCGACGCCGAGGCCGCGCTCGCCGAGTAA
- a CDS encoding Uma2 family endonuclease produces MSAAAVEGPYAGGHKPLTLLQQADQLMKQLPGHRVEILGGVLTVTPPRDPAHAKGLARLRRPFVAAGLDGGETEILEGLGLWLPDGPENFAVPDLSVVDADFEDHVIQYECCDPAAFRMVLEITSGNYSNDLRTKVTAYGAARIPVYVIVDRKHERLHVLTEPMRDGYGVHRIHVAGEKVTLPESIGAEVSLDVAQTLDDARPRASHRP; encoded by the coding sequence ATGTCCGCAGCAGCTGTCGAGGGACCGTACGCGGGCGGGCACAAGCCGCTGACGCTCCTCCAGCAGGCCGACCAGCTCATGAAGCAGCTCCCTGGCCACCGCGTCGAGATCCTCGGAGGCGTCCTCACCGTGACCCCACCCCGGGACCCTGCCCACGCGAAGGGGCTGGCCCGCCTCAGGCGCCCCTTCGTCGCCGCGGGCTTGGACGGCGGCGAAACGGAAATCCTTGAAGGGCTCGGGCTGTGGCTACCGGACGGCCCGGAGAATTTCGCCGTTCCGGACCTGTCCGTTGTCGACGCCGACTTCGAAGACCATGTCATCCAGTACGAATGTTGCGACCCGGCAGCCTTCCGCATGGTCCTTGAGATCACCTCCGGGAACTACTCCAACGACCTGCGCACGAAGGTCACCGCTTACGGTGCCGCCAGGATCCCGGTCTATGTGATCGTCGACCGCAAGCACGAACGTCTCCACGTCCTCACCGAGCCCATGAGAGACGGCTACGGAGTACACCGCATCCACGTGGCCGGCGAAAAGGTCACTCTCCCCGAGTCGATCGGGGCCGAAGTCTCCCTGGACGTGGCCCAGACCCTGGACGACGCCAGGCCCCGCGCCTCGCACCGCCCCTGA
- a CDS encoding AI-2E family transporter, whose amino-acid sequence MSRLPQWVGGLGAGLTRLSQRMEDQRRRAEAAVGVPPGGSFPDSSVEAGDSGELRRAGHADAPAAGGPADGATPHGGAPATLTVPRTQLPEATDGVPHPATELAAPSPDAVPPENVPPPPSYAPAVAARPDPVDAVPWGVRVAAEAGWRLLVLAATLWVLARVITTIELVVLAFIAATLITALLQPTVGWLRRRGLPRGPATALTFISGFVIMGLVGWFVVWQVQDNIDSVSSRIQEGITELKGWLLKSPFHVTESQITQIAKNLQDAVGANTEAITSAGLEGVTVVLEVLTGILLAMFTTLFLLYDGRRIWNWVLKLVPSAAREGVAGAGPRAWRTLTAYVRGTVVVALIDAIFIGIGLYFLNVPLAVPLAVFIFLFAFIPLVGAVVSGALACVIALVANGVFTALMVLAVVLAVQQIEGHVLQPFILGRAVRVHPLAVILSVAAGGLIAGIGGAVVAVPLVAVTNTVVGYLRSYSREQAVRMAVAPRGATAISVAPTPPPVRARPEEPGA is encoded by the coding sequence ATGTCCAGATTGCCTCAGTGGGTCGGTGGCCTCGGCGCCGGTCTGACCCGGCTCTCGCAGCGGATGGAGGATCAGCGCCGCCGTGCGGAAGCCGCGGTGGGGGTTCCCCCTGGCGGGAGCTTTCCGGACTCCTCGGTGGAGGCCGGCGACTCGGGAGAGCTGAGGCGTGCCGGTCATGCGGATGCCCCCGCGGCCGGGGGTCCGGCGGACGGCGCAACGCCGCACGGCGGTGCGCCGGCCACGCTCACGGTCCCCCGTACCCAACTGCCGGAAGCCACGGACGGGGTGCCGCACCCCGCGACCGAGCTCGCCGCGCCGTCCCCCGATGCCGTCCCGCCGGAGAACGTCCCCCCGCCGCCGTCCTACGCCCCGGCCGTCGCGGCCCGCCCCGATCCGGTCGACGCGGTGCCGTGGGGCGTACGGGTCGCCGCCGAGGCGGGCTGGCGGCTGCTGGTGCTGGCGGCCACGCTGTGGGTCCTCGCGCGCGTCATCACCACCATCGAACTGGTGGTGCTCGCCTTCATCGCGGCGACGCTGATCACCGCGCTGCTGCAGCCCACCGTGGGCTGGCTGCGCCGGCGCGGGCTGCCGCGTGGGCCGGCCACCGCGCTGACCTTCATCAGCGGGTTCGTCATCATGGGCCTGGTCGGCTGGTTCGTGGTCTGGCAGGTCCAGGACAACATCGACTCGGTCTCCAGCCGCATCCAGGAGGGCATCACCGAGCTCAAGGGCTGGCTGCTGAAGAGCCCGTTCCATGTGACCGAGTCTCAGATCACCCAGATCGCCAAGAATCTGCAGGACGCGGTCGGCGCCAACACCGAGGCCATCACCTCGGCCGGTCTGGAGGGCGTCACCGTCGTCCTCGAAGTGCTCACCGGCATCCTGCTGGCGATGTTCACCACGCTCTTCCTGCTCTACGACGGCCGGCGGATCTGGAACTGGGTGCTCAAGCTGGTCCCGAGCGCGGCTCGCGAAGGGGTGGCGGGCGCCGGGCCGCGGGCCTGGCGGACGCTGACCGCCTATGTGCGCGGCACGGTGGTCGTCGCCCTGATCGATGCCATCTTCATCGGTATCGGCCTGTACTTCCTCAATGTGCCGCTGGCCGTGCCGCTCGCCGTCTTCATCTTCCTGTTCGCCTTCATTCCGCTGGTCGGCGCGGTGGTCTCGGGTGCGCTGGCGTGTGTCATCGCGCTGGTCGCCAACGGGGTGTTCACGGCGCTGATGGTGCTGGCGGTGGTGCTGGCCGTCCAGCAGATCGAGGGGCACGTCCTGCAGCCGTTCATCCTGGGCCGGGCGGTCCGGGTGCATCCGCTCGCGGTGATCCTGTCGGTCGCCGCGGGCGGTCTGATCGCCGGTATCGGCGGTGCGGTGGTCGCGGTGCCGCTGGTCGCGGTCACCAACACGGTGGTCGGCTACCTGCGTTCGTACTCCAGGGAACAGGCGGTACGGATGGCGGTGGCCCCGCGCGGCGCCACCGCGATCTCGGTGGCGCCGACTCCGCCCCCGGTGCGGGCCAGGCCCGAGGAACCCGGGGCGTAG
- a CDS encoding LysR substrate-binding domain-containing protein → MASPASQGGRPRQPSLAQLRAFVAVAEHLHFREAAAEIGMSQPALSGSVSALEETLGVQLLERTTRKVLLSPAGERVAARARTVLEAVGDLMEEAEAARAPFTGVLRLGVIPTVAPYLLPAVLKLVHEAYPDLDLQVHEEQTASLLDGLSHGRLDLLLLAVPLGVPQITELPLFDEDFVLVAPKDHWLGGRGDIPRQALQELDLLLLDEGHCLRDQALDICREAGRDENTPVTTSAAGLSTLVQLVAGGLGVTLLPRTALRVETGRNDQLTTGYFADPAPARTIALAMRTGAARQGEFEEFAAALRAALRGLPVRMAGG, encoded by the coding sequence GTGGCTTCACCGGCGAGTCAGGGCGGCAGACCCCGCCAGCCGAGCCTGGCCCAGCTGCGGGCGTTCGTGGCGGTGGCCGAGCATCTGCATTTCCGCGAGGCGGCGGCCGAGATCGGAATGAGCCAGCCCGCGCTGTCCGGGTCGGTCTCCGCGCTGGAGGAGACCCTGGGAGTGCAGCTGCTGGAGCGTACGACGCGCAAGGTGCTGCTGTCGCCCGCGGGGGAGCGGGTGGCCGCGCGGGCCAGGACGGTCCTGGAGGCCGTCGGCGATCTGATGGAGGAGGCGGAGGCGGCCCGCGCACCGTTCACGGGCGTGCTGCGGCTCGGCGTCATCCCTACCGTCGCCCCGTATCTGCTGCCGGCCGTCCTGAAGCTGGTCCATGAGGCCTACCCCGACCTGGACCTCCAGGTGCACGAGGAGCAGACCGCCTCCCTCCTGGACGGCCTGTCCCACGGACGCCTCGACCTGCTCCTGCTCGCCGTGCCGCTCGGCGTCCCCCAGATCACCGAACTCCCGCTCTTCGACGAGGATTTCGTCCTGGTCGCACCCAAGGACCACTGGCTCGGCGGCCGCGGCGACATCCCGCGCCAGGCCCTCCAGGAACTGGACCTGCTGCTGCTGGACGAGGGCCACTGCCTGAGGGACCAGGCCCTGGACATCTGCCGGGAGGCCGGCCGGGACGAGAACACCCCCGTGACGACCAGCGCGGCGGGCCTGTCCACCCTGGTCCAACTCGTTGCCGGCGGCCTCGGCGTGACCCTGCTGCCCCGCACCGCACTCCGCGTCGAGACCGGCCGCAACGACCAGCTCACCACCGGCTACTTCGCCGACCCGGCGCCCGCACGGACGATCGCCCTCGCCATGCGGACGGGCGCCGCCCGCCAGGGCGAGTTCGAGGAGTTCGCGGCGGCGCTGCGGGCCGCGCTGCGGGGGCTGCCGGTGCGGATGGCCGGGGGGTGA
- a CDS encoding PadR family transcriptional regulator has translation MSIGHTLLGLLESGPRHGYDLKRAFDERFGQDRPLHYGQVYSTMSRLLKNGLVEVDAVEAGAGPERKRYAITDAGITDVAQWLARPEKPEPYLQSTLYTKVVLALMTGRNAAELLDSQRAEHLRLMRGLTERKRTGDLADQLICDHALFHLEADLRWLELTAARLDKLAEAVRA, from the coding sequence ATGTCAATCGGTCATACGCTGCTGGGCCTCCTGGAGTCCGGCCCCCGCCATGGCTACGACCTCAAGCGGGCCTTCGACGAACGCTTCGGCCAGGACCGCCCGCTGCACTACGGGCAGGTCTACTCCACGATGTCCCGGCTGCTGAAGAACGGCCTGGTCGAGGTGGACGCCGTGGAGGCCGGGGCGGGCCCGGAGCGCAAGCGGTATGCGATCACGGACGCCGGGATCACCGATGTCGCCCAGTGGCTGGCCCGCCCGGAGAAGCCCGAGCCGTACCTCCAGTCGACGCTCTACACCAAGGTCGTCCTGGCCCTGATGACCGGTCGCAACGCCGCCGAACTACTGGACTCCCAGCGCGCCGAGCATCTGCGGCTGATGCGCGGACTGACCGAGCGCAAGCGCACCGGCGACCTCGCCGACCAGTTGATCTGCGACCATGCGCTGTTCCATCTCGAAGCCGATCTGCGCTGGCTGGAGCTGACCGCCGCCCGGCTCGACAAGCTGGCCGAAGCGGTCCGTGCATGA
- a CDS encoding ABC transporter ATP-binding protein: MTPEGSSPGSAGRCPQLAAEGLHKSYGATPALDGVEFSIQPGEVVAVMGPSGSGKSTLLHCLGGIISPDSGTVRYGPHTLNALSDARRSALRRTDFGFVFQFGQLVPELTALENVALPLRLNGTKRKEAERQAREWLERLEVEKVHGRRPGEISGGQGQRIAVARALATRPRVIFADEPTGALDSLNGERVLTLLTDAARENRAAVVLVTHEARVAAYSDREIVVRDGKVKDMSAGLI; the protein is encoded by the coding sequence ATGACACCGGAAGGATCCTCCCCCGGCTCCGCCGGGAGGTGCCCCCAGCTCGCGGCGGAGGGGCTGCACAAGAGCTACGGGGCGACACCGGCGCTGGATGGCGTGGAGTTCTCCATCCAGCCGGGTGAGGTCGTCGCCGTCATGGGCCCGTCGGGCTCCGGCAAATCGACCCTGCTGCACTGCCTCGGCGGGATCATCAGCCCGGACTCCGGCACCGTCCGCTACGGCCCGCACACCCTGAACGCGCTGAGCGACGCCCGGCGCAGCGCCCTGCGCCGTACCGACTTCGGTTTCGTCTTCCAATTCGGCCAGCTGGTACCGGAGTTGACCGCACTGGAGAATGTCGCGCTGCCCCTGCGGCTGAACGGCACCAAGCGCAAAGAGGCCGAACGGCAGGCCCGCGAGTGGCTGGAGCGGCTGGAGGTGGAGAAGGTGCACGGCCGGCGGCCCGGCGAGATATCCGGCGGCCAGGGCCAGCGGATCGCGGTCGCCCGCGCCCTCGCCACCCGCCCGCGGGTCATCTTCGCGGACGAGCCCACCGGCGCCCTGGACTCGCTCAACGGCGAGCGCGTCCTGACCCTGCTGACCGACGCCGCCCGGGAGAACCGTGCCGCGGTCGTCCTGGTCACCCACGAGGCCCGGGTCGCCGCCTACTCCGACCGGGAGATCGTGGTCCGGGACGGCAAAGTGAAGGACATGTCGGCGGGCCTGATATGA